A window of the Janthinobacterium agaricidamnosum NBRC 102515 = DSM 9628 genome harbors these coding sequences:
- a CDS encoding amino acid permease: MEDGNNELKRGLKSRHIQLIALGGAIGTGLFLGIAQTIKMAGPSVLLGYGVAGLIAFLIMRQLGEMVVDEPVAGSFSYFADKYCGNLAGFMSGWNYWVLYVLVSMAELSAVGIYVQYWWPHIPTWVSALVFFVIINSISLSNVKAFGEMEFWFAIIKVVAIVGMICFGGYLLISGDAGPQASVSNLWRHGGFFPNGAGGLVMAMAVIMFSFGGLELVGITAAEADNPSYTIPRATNQAIYRIIIFYIGALGILLSLYPWDKVVTSGSPFVLIFHALDSSLVANVLNVVVLTAALSVYNSGVYCNTRMLYGLAKQGNAPRFLLNVNRRGVPLASLGVSAIATGICVAVNYFIPGKAFEVLMGLVVSALIINWGMISWIHLRFRAHKRQQGQTTLFRSLGYPFTNYLCLAFLAGILAVMYLTPDLRLSVYLIPVWLIALGIGYWLKQPAKAVI, from the coding sequence ATGGAAGACGGCAACAACGAACTCAAACGCGGCCTGAAAAGCCGCCACATCCAGCTGATCGCACTGGGAGGCGCGATCGGCACCGGCTTGTTCCTCGGCATCGCGCAAACCATCAAGATGGCCGGCCCGTCAGTCTTGCTGGGTTATGGCGTGGCAGGTCTGATCGCTTTCCTGATCATGCGCCAGCTCGGCGAAATGGTGGTCGATGAACCGGTCGCCGGCTCCTTCAGTTATTTTGCCGATAAATATTGCGGCAACCTGGCCGGCTTCATGTCTGGCTGGAATTACTGGGTATTGTATGTGCTGGTCAGCATGGCGGAATTGTCGGCGGTCGGCATCTATGTCCAGTACTGGTGGCCGCACATACCAACCTGGGTGTCGGCGCTGGTCTTCTTTGTCATCATCAACAGCATCAGCCTGTCCAACGTCAAAGCCTTCGGCGAAATGGAATTCTGGTTCGCCATCATCAAGGTGGTGGCCATCGTCGGCATGATCTGTTTTGGCGGCTACCTGCTGATTTCCGGTGACGCCGGCCCGCAGGCGAGCGTCAGCAACCTGTGGCGCCATGGCGGTTTCTTTCCGAATGGCGCCGGCGGACTGGTGATGGCGATGGCCGTGATCATGTTTTCGTTTGGCGGCCTGGAACTGGTCGGCATCACCGCGGCCGAGGCGGACAACCCGTCGTACACGATTCCGCGCGCCACCAACCAGGCGATTTACCGCATCATCATTTTTTACATCGGCGCGCTGGGCATCTTGTTGTCGCTGTATCCGTGGGACAAGGTAGTTACCAGCGGCAGCCCGTTCGTGCTGATCTTCCATGCGCTCGACAGCAGCCTGGTCGCCAATGTGCTGAATGTGGTGGTGCTGACAGCCGCCTTATCCGTCTATAACAGCGGCGTGTACTGCAACACGCGCATGCTGTACGGCCTCGCCAAACAAGGCAATGCGCCGCGTTTCTTGCTGAACGTCAACCGCCGCGGCGTGCCGCTGGCGTCGCTGGGCGTGTCGGCCATCGCCACCGGCATCTGTGTCGCGGTCAATTATTTTATTCCGGGCAAGGCGTTCGAAGTGCTGATGGGATTGGTGGTGTCGGCCCTGATCATCAACTGGGGCATGATCAGCTGGATACACCTGCGCTTCCGCGCCCATAAACGGCAACAGGGGCAAACCACGCTGTTCCGCAGCCTGGGCTATCCATTCACCAACTACCTGTGCCTGGCCTTCCTGGCCGGCATCCTGGCGGTGATGTACCTGACGCCGGATTTGCGCTTGTCGGTGTACCTGATTCCGGTATGGCTGATCGCGCTGGGGATAGGCTACTGGCTCAAGCAACCCGCCAAAGCGGTCATTTGA
- a CDS encoding superoxide dismutase family protein, which translates to MKHISLILLSAVAIAGCATQPVAPSAGLVANAVLKPTQGNQAGGSVRFEEKNGQVWVIASIEGLSPGQHGFHIHEKGDCSSPDGLSAGGHFNPTGVQHGNPASGPHHGGDFGNLETDMNGNAELKMAFPLSQISLDKDAPNSIIGRGLIVHADPDDFRTQPTGNSGKRLACGVIVLK; encoded by the coding sequence ATGAAACATATTTCGCTGATCCTTTTGAGCGCCGTCGCCATCGCCGGTTGCGCCACCCAGCCTGTGGCGCCGTCGGCCGGACTGGTCGCCAACGCGGTGCTGAAACCGACCCAGGGCAATCAAGCCGGCGGCAGCGTCCGTTTTGAAGAAAAGAATGGCCAGGTCTGGGTCATCGCCAGTATCGAGGGCTTGTCGCCTGGCCAGCATGGATTCCATATCCATGAAAAAGGCGATTGCAGCTCGCCGGATGGACTCAGCGCGGGCGGGCATTTTAATCCGACTGGCGTGCAGCATGGCAATCCGGCCAGCGGCCCGCACCATGGCGGCGACTTCGGCAATCTGGAAACGGATATGAATGGCAATGCGGAATTGAAAATGGCATTTCCACTGAGCCAGATATCGCTGGACAAGGATGCGCCCAACAGCATTATCGGCCGCGGTTTGATCGTGCACGCCGATCCGGATGATTTCAGGACCCAGCCGACCGGCAATTCGGGTAAACGGCTGGCTTGCGGCGTGATCGTACTGAAATAA
- a CDS encoding MBL fold metallo-hydrolase, whose product MQRAITRRPPRRRAGLRAALMVAALFAMSGASAAQDAPPASAALELLVLGSGGPGATGRAGAAYSVLLDGKPRILVDAGPGAFVRAGEARLPFADMDIVLLTHLHADHAGGLPGLIKARAVSACGKIAFHVFGPSASKGGQTREGDVDAAFPSTSRFIDLMFGKQGAFSYLRDFSAPVTFKTTDLFTHPKAGAAPLIIVNQDGLVIRAIAGHHRDAPAVIYRIDYKGKSITFSGDIDPLGHAALRSIAKDSQLLVLNAVVLDPPKSPQVLYTLHTAPQDIGRIASDAGVGGLLLSHISPVIDAQREAVTASIRQAYQGPVQFAEDGLRVPLTRP is encoded by the coding sequence ATGCAACGAGCGATTACCCGGCGACCGCCGCGCCGCCGGGCCGGGCTGCGCGCCGCTTTGATGGTGGCCGCCTTGTTCGCCATGTCCGGCGCCAGCGCCGCGCAGGATGCGCCGCCGGCCAGCGCCGCGCTGGAATTGCTGGTGCTCGGTTCGGGCGGCCCTGGCGCCACCGGACGCGCCGGCGCCGCTTACTCGGTGCTGCTGGACGGCAAGCCGCGCATTCTGGTCGATGCCGGACCGGGTGCGTTTGTCCGGGCTGGCGAAGCCAGGCTGCCGTTTGCCGACATGGATATTGTATTGCTGACGCATTTGCATGCCGACCACGCCGGCGGCTTGCCGGGCTTGATCAAGGCGCGCGCCGTCAGTGCGTGCGGCAAGATCGCCTTTCATGTGTTCGGCCCGAGCGCCAGCAAGGGCGGCCAGACCAGGGAGGGCGATGTGGATGCGGCGTTTCCATCGACGTCGCGTTTTATCGACCTGATGTTCGGCAAGCAGGGCGCGTTCAGCTATTTGCGCGATTTTTCCGCGCCGGTGACGTTCAAGACCACCGATTTGTTTACCCATCCAAAGGCGGGCGCCGCGCCGCTCATTATCGTCAACCAGGATGGACTGGTGATACGCGCCATCGCCGGCCACCATCGCGATGCGCCGGCGGTGATTTACCGTATCGATTACAAGGGCAAGAGCATCACCTTCAGCGGCGACATCGACCCCTTGGGCCACGCCGCCTTGCGCAGCATCGCCAAGGATAGCCAGTTACTGGTGTTGAATGCGGTGGTGCTGGATCCGCCCAAGTCGCCGCAAGTGCTGTACACGCTGCATACCGCGCCGCAAGATATCGGACGCATCGCCAGCGATGCGGGTGTCGGCGGCTTGTTGCTGAGTCATATCTCGCCGGTCATCGATGCGCAGCGCGAGGCGGTCACCGCATCGATACGCCAGGCTTACCAGGGGCCGGTGCAATTCGCCGAAGATGGCTTGCGCGTGCCGCTAACTAGACCGTAA
- a CDS encoding 4'-phosphopantetheinyl transferase family protein has translation MQALPPDWPAPAPSDNADAAQLRLVTRHWSICGRAPMQLVMAGFDPGDFKPGRFGQAGIQCPEQVARSVNKRQAEFFFGRSCARAALAGIGLGLGDTDIPIGAARQPLWPAGVLGSITHSHHVAAALVLPASQYGGIGIDIETVGEGTLDFMHGSIVSAHELAYLRTLQDRLDLNTLLTLVFSAKESFFKAAFGAVQRLFDFDAVHIERIDVDSRTISFALTETLCPQFQQGTRWSAAYAVMDRRQIVTGFLW, from the coding sequence ATGCAAGCTCTCCCGCCAGATTGGCCCGCCCCGGCGCCATCCGATAATGCCGACGCCGCGCAGTTGCGGCTGGTCACGCGCCACTGGTCGATTTGCGGCCGCGCGCCGATGCAGCTGGTGATGGCCGGTTTCGACCCCGGCGATTTCAAGCCTGGACGTTTTGGGCAAGCGGGCATCCAATGCCCGGAGCAAGTGGCGCGCAGCGTGAACAAGCGACAGGCCGAGTTTTTTTTCGGACGCAGTTGCGCGCGCGCGGCGCTGGCCGGCATCGGCCTTGGCCTGGGCGACACCGACATTCCCATCGGCGCGGCGCGCCAGCCGCTGTGGCCAGCGGGAGTGCTGGGCAGCATCACGCACAGCCACCATGTCGCCGCCGCGCTGGTCTTGCCGGCAAGCCAATATGGCGGCATCGGGATCGATATCGAAACAGTCGGGGAAGGAACACTGGACTTCATGCATGGCAGCATCGTGTCGGCGCACGAACTGGCGTATTTGCGGACGCTGCAAGACCGGCTGGACTTGAATACCCTGCTGACCCTGGTGTTTTCAGCCAAGGAAAGTTTTTTCAAGGCCGCATTTGGCGCGGTACAACGCTTGTTTGATTTTGATGCGGTGCATATCGAACGCATCGATGTGGATAGCCGCACGATCTCTTTTGCACTGACGGAAACGCTATGCCCGCAATTTCAGCAAGGCACGCGCTGGAGCGCGGCGTATGCGGTGATGGATAGACGCCAGATCGTTACGGGTTTTCTTTGGTGA
- a CDS encoding FecR/PupR family sigma factor regulator produces the protein MNSTPASEGLWQIALDWVLLQHEGELSAAAQAELTAWLSAAPAHRAAYDEASRVWLATGLVPPSTF, from the coding sequence ATGAATTCTACACCGGCCTCCGAAGGGCTTTGGCAGATCGCCCTGGATTGGGTCTTGCTCCAGCATGAAGGCGAACTGAGCGCTGCTGCCCAGGCTGAATTGACAGCGTGGCTGTCAGCGGCGCCGGCGCATCGGGCCGCTTATGATGAGGCGAGTCGTGTCTGGTTGGCCACCGGCCTGGTGCCGCCGTCGACGTTTTAG
- a CDS encoding RNA polymerase factor sigma-70 gives MTTGTTLRQQFIASRPQLRDAATRILGCRQRAEDVLQDAYLKLADGIEELHIQNPMAYLFQLVRNLAIDRHRRSNFELQVFSPEEEGMHVGSSAATPEAHAIHTQHLVLVARALASLPERTRSAFELHRLGGQTQREVAAQLGISTTLVNFMIRDAMQCCRDALSMV, from the coding sequence ATGACAACCGGCACCACACTTCGTCAGCAGTTCATTGCTTCCCGTCCGCAACTACGCGACGCCGCAACCCGCATCCTCGGCTGTCGCCAGCGCGCCGAAGATGTGCTCCAGGATGCTTATCTCAAATTGGCCGATGGCATAGAGGAGTTGCATATCCAAAATCCGATGGCCTATTTATTCCAGCTGGTGCGCAACCTGGCAATTGATCGCCATCGGCGCAGCAATTTTGAGTTGCAAGTGTTTTCGCCGGAAGAAGAGGGCATGCATGTCGGCTCCTCGGCCGCCACGCCGGAAGCGCATGCGATCCATACCCAGCACCTGGTGCTGGTGGCGCGCGCGCTGGCCAGCTTGCCCGAGCGTACCCGTTCGGCGTTCGAGCTGCACCGGCTCGGTGGCCAGACCCAGCGTGAAGTCGCGGCCCAGCTCGGCATTTCGACCACTTTGGTGAATTTCATGATACGCGACGCGATGCAGTGCTGCCGCGATGCGCTGAGCATGGTCTGA
- a CDS encoding LysR family transcriptional regulator: MDEPSLALIRCFVSVASHHSFARAALQLRMTPSAVSRLVKTLEQQLGVLLIHRTTRAMSLTEAGQHLFAECANALEQIRGACEQVRHQQQQLRGTLKLSAPLSFGRTHVTPHLAAFMRAYPEVKLELLMVDRYVDVVAEGIDIAIRIGHLDDSSLVARKLLGNRRILVAAPSYLAAHGAPDEIEQLKQHECLSLTLNRDGESWRLAGPGGERSLRPSGNMRANNGDAVRQFAVDGLGIAFLSSVTVQQALSDGVLVQILPQWQGRETGVYCVSPSRILSPAAKAMIDFLANCWKSDGAWHVTADIPNIGG; this comes from the coding sequence GTGGACGAACCATCCCTGGCCTTGATACGCTGCTTTGTCAGCGTTGCCAGCCACCATAGTTTTGCCAGGGCGGCACTGCAGCTGCGCATGACGCCGTCGGCGGTCAGCCGGCTGGTAAAGACGCTGGAACAGCAACTCGGCGTCTTGCTGATCCACCGCACCACCAGGGCGATGTCGCTGACCGAGGCCGGGCAGCATTTGTTTGCCGAGTGCGCCAATGCGCTGGAACAAATTCGTGGCGCTTGCGAGCAAGTGCGCCACCAGCAGCAGCAATTGCGCGGCACGCTCAAGCTCAGCGCGCCGCTATCGTTCGGGCGCACCCATGTGACGCCGCACCTGGCCGCGTTCATGCGGGCCTATCCGGAAGTAAAGCTGGAATTGCTGATGGTCGACCGGTATGTCGACGTGGTCGCCGAGGGGATCGATATCGCGATCCGTATCGGCCACCTGGACGATTCCTCGCTGGTGGCGCGCAAGTTGCTCGGCAACCGGCGTATCCTGGTGGCCGCGCCGTCCTATCTGGCGGCACATGGGGCGCCGGACGAGATCGAGCAATTGAAGCAGCATGAATGCCTGAGCCTGACGCTCAACCGCGACGGCGAATCGTGGCGCCTGGCCGGTCCAGGCGGCGAGCGCTCGTTGCGGCCATCCGGAAATATGCGGGCCAATAATGGCGACGCCGTCAGGCAATTCGCGGTCGACGGCCTCGGGATTGCATTCTTGTCATCGGTGACGGTGCAACAGGCCTTGTCCGATGGTGTTTTGGTGCAAATTTTGCCGCAATGGCAAGGGCGCGAGACGGGCGTGTATTGCGTCAGCCCATCGAGAATATTGTCGCCGGCGGCCAAGGCGATGATCGACTTTTTGGCAAATTGCTGGAAATCTGATGGTGCTTGGCATGTAACTGCGGATATTCCGAACATAGGCGGATAA
- a CDS encoding RidA family protein produces MLTAVYPKELPLPAGHYAPAIIHDQLVYMSGTLPLGLSTHAPTPDSSFEAQLRQLLANCDAVLHAAGSATHKVISFTLYLTELGDWDAADQLLADFFGEHRPSRSVICVPRIRKGYAVQATLIAAL; encoded by the coding sequence ATGCTCACTGCCGTTTATCCCAAAGAATTACCCTTGCCGGCTGGCCATTACGCACCCGCCATCATTCATGACCAGCTGGTCTATATGTCCGGCACGCTGCCGCTGGGCCTGAGTACGCACGCGCCCACGCCGGATTCATCGTTCGAGGCGCAACTGCGCCAATTGCTCGCCAATTGCGACGCCGTGCTGCATGCCGCCGGCAGCGCCACGCACAAGGTGATCAGCTTCACCCTGTACCTGACCGAGCTGGGCGACTGGGATGCGGCCGACCAGTTGCTGGCCGATTTTTTCGGTGAACATCGTCCGTCCCGCTCGGTGATCTGCGTGCCGCGCATCCGCAAAGGTTATGCAGTCCAGGCCACCCTGATTGCCGCTTTATAA
- a CDS encoding PhzF family isomerase gives MQHPQIFHVDSFTKTPFRGNPAGVVLNADGLSARQMQDLARELKHSETAFVMAPQDDSHDVYIRYFTPTMEVPVCGHATIAAHYARATWLQLGYVELKQKTGAGIQAIVVQAIGDGYRITMRQGPIAFGAPFSAALRSELASALGVPEHHLAPDLPVQIVSTGHSKVMVPLAAGISLDDIDPDQHALKDLSGVIGCNGFFPFTIDREASATHGRMFAPAIGIAEDPVTGNANGPLGAYLVKHKLMRHDGQRLVFDGHQGRALGRDGVVSVSVDIDDGEPVRVAISGVAVILFSARLNT, from the coding sequence ATGCAGCATCCACAAATCTTCCACGTCGACTCATTCACCAAGACACCATTTCGCGGCAATCCGGCCGGCGTGGTGCTGAATGCCGATGGCTTGTCCGCCCGCCAAATGCAAGACCTTGCACGCGAGCTGAAGCATTCCGAAACCGCCTTCGTGATGGCCCCGCAAGACGACAGCCATGACGTCTATATCCGCTACTTCACGCCAACCATGGAAGTGCCGGTCTGTGGCCACGCGACCATCGCCGCCCATTACGCGCGCGCCACCTGGCTGCAACTTGGCTATGTCGAGCTGAAACAAAAGACCGGGGCCGGCATCCAGGCCATCGTCGTGCAAGCCATCGGCGACGGCTACCGCATCACGATGCGCCAAGGCCCGATCGCATTCGGCGCGCCCTTCAGCGCGGCATTGCGCAGCGAGTTGGCCAGCGCACTGGGGGTGCCGGAACACCATCTGGCACCGGACTTGCCGGTGCAAATCGTTTCGACCGGACATTCCAAAGTGATGGTGCCGCTGGCCGCCGGCATCAGCCTCGACGACATCGACCCCGACCAGCATGCACTGAAGGATTTGAGCGGCGTGATCGGCTGCAATGGATTTTTCCCGTTCACCATCGACCGCGAAGCATCCGCGACGCATGGCAGGATGTTCGCGCCCGCCATCGGCATCGCCGAAGATCCGGTCACCGGCAACGCCAACGGCCCGCTCGGCGCCTACCTGGTCAAGCACAAGCTGATGCGGCATGACGGCCAGCGCCTGGTGTTCGACGGCCATCAGGGCCGCGCACTGGGGCGCGACGGCGTGGTCAGCGTCAGCGTCGATATCGACGACGGCGAACCGGTACGGGTAGCGATCAGCGGCGTAGCGGTGATCCTGTTTTCGGCGCGGCTCAATACCTGA
- a CDS encoding aldehyde dehydrogenase family protein, with the protein MKTEVMKMVNEHYINGRFVASHGTEVMDIINPASGAVIGQVTLGDEEDARSAIRAAKSAFKTYAGSSLEQRGRYLQQLHDAIIARADEHIAIRTEEYGGVAQHSQFSIAGAAKVFLNMRKSLGEIVFSKRLGAAEVVLRPLGVAALITPWNSALFMVCNKLAPALAAGCTVVIKSSELSALQIRLLMECVDAAGLPPGVVNIVHGRGEVVGNELTLHPDVAKVSFTGSTAVGKRVMRNAADTMKRVTLELGGKSAHIILDDADLGLAIPFALACGFMNNGQACIAGSRILVPEHKLPAVKAALLEGMKKWIAGPPAQAATALGPLVSQRQFERVQHYIRKGIEDGAQVLVGGEGKPPGLEAGHFVKPTIFVNVSNDMRIAREEIFGPVLAVIGYRSEEEAIEIANDTPYGLQGWISTADPQRGRRIAGRIEAGMVMVNRVYDLLDDAGAPAGGFKQSGIGREFGVYGIGEYLEPQSIFA; encoded by the coding sequence ATGAAGACAGAAGTAATGAAGATGGTAAATGAACACTATATCAATGGACGCTTTGTCGCGTCCCACGGCACCGAAGTGATGGACATCATCAATCCGGCCAGCGGCGCCGTCATCGGGCAAGTCACGCTGGGCGACGAAGAAGATGCGCGCAGCGCGATCCGCGCCGCGAAGTCGGCGTTCAAGACTTATGCCGGCTCGTCGCTGGAGCAGCGCGGCCGGTATTTGCAGCAATTGCATGACGCCATCATCGCCCGTGCCGACGAGCATATCGCGATCAGGACCGAAGAATATGGCGGCGTGGCCCAGCACAGTCAATTTTCGATCGCCGGCGCGGCCAAGGTGTTTTTGAACATGCGCAAAAGCCTGGGCGAGATTGTCTTCAGCAAGCGTCTCGGCGCAGCCGAGGTGGTGCTGCGGCCGCTCGGCGTCGCGGCCCTGATTACGCCATGGAATTCGGCGCTGTTCATGGTCTGCAACAAGCTGGCACCGGCGCTGGCGGCCGGCTGCACGGTGGTGATCAAGTCCAGCGAATTGAGCGCCCTGCAAATCCGCTTGCTGATGGAGTGTGTCGATGCGGCGGGCTTGCCGCCCGGCGTGGTCAATATCGTCCATGGACGCGGCGAGGTGGTCGGCAATGAGTTGACGTTGCATCCCGATGTCGCGAAAGTGTCGTTCACCGGTTCCACCGCCGTCGGCAAGCGCGTCATGCGCAATGCGGCCGATACCATGAAGCGCGTGACGCTGGAACTGGGCGGAAAATCGGCCCACATCATCCTCGACGATGCCGATCTCGGACTAGCCATTCCGTTCGCGCTGGCCTGCGGTTTCATGAACAATGGCCAGGCATGCATCGCCGGCTCCCGAATATTGGTGCCTGAGCATAAGTTACCGGCGGTCAAGGCGGCTTTGCTGGAAGGCATGAAGAAATGGATCGCCGGCCCGCCCGCGCAGGCGGCAACGGCGCTCGGCCCGCTGGTCAGCCAGCGCCAGTTCGAACGCGTGCAGCATTACATCCGCAAGGGCATCGAAGACGGCGCGCAAGTGCTGGTCGGCGGCGAGGGCAAGCCGCCGGGGCTGGAAGCGGGTCATTTCGTCAAGCCGACGATTTTCGTGAACGTCAGCAATGACATGCGGATCGCCAGGGAAGAAATTTTCGGCCCGGTGCTGGCCGTGATCGGCTACCGCTCCGAGGAAGAGGCGATCGAGATCGCCAATGATACGCCGTACGGCTTGCAGGGCTGGATCAGCACCGCCGACCCGCAGCGCGGCAGGCGGATCGCCGGCCGCATCGAAGCGGGCATGGTGATGGTCAACCGGGTGTATGACTTGCTCGACGACGCAGGCGCGCCGGCCGGCGGTTTCAAGCAATCGGGCATCGGCCGCGAGTTCGGCGTGTATGGCATCGGCGAATATCTTGAGCCGCAGAGTATTTTTGCCTGA
- a CDS encoding MFS transporter — protein MRLLDRSGRGTHGAMAPAPGATRAWSVVAVLLVLAVLASVDRNAIALMVDPIRASLGINDFQMGLLQGPAFAVFFLIGSLPMGWIVDRYSQQWAIYLGVSGWSLATIACGLAGSFYELLIARCLVGLGEAVLQPAGWSIVARLFPPHRLGLVIGVLSAGAQIGAAASYMLGAFLIAGASRFAAMPLPLVGQLAPWQLVFLAAGVPGLLLAALIFIAPSHRPLRPGPARQAGGGLMAFIRGNRGFLTYHFLGFSLHSAAVFGAAAWMPTYLLRNHELDVRTVGGILALLAVPVGAGGVLFAGWLVDRSFGRGRDDAHLTHFACVAALIAVIGGLGFNFAASLPAIVLTFGLIQFLQPFSGVSGAVLQISTPVEFRGRISAAYIMFYNAVGMTLGPSFVVFLGDYVIGPGKLGTALALTYALFGSAAAILLWLGRKHAARAVQRHGRIQPS, from the coding sequence ATGCGATTGCTTGACAGGAGTGGCCGCGGCACGCACGGCGCCATGGCGCCGGCACCCGGCGCGACGCGCGCGTGGTCGGTGGTGGCGGTATTGCTGGTGCTGGCCGTGCTGGCCTCCGTGGACCGCAATGCGATCGCGCTGATGGTCGATCCGATCCGTGCCAGCCTGGGGATTAATGACTTTCAGATGGGCTTGCTGCAAGGGCCGGCCTTCGCCGTGTTTTTCCTGATCGGCAGTTTGCCGATGGGCTGGATAGTCGACCGTTATTCGCAACAGTGGGCGATCTATCTCGGCGTCAGCGGCTGGTCGCTGGCGACGATTGCTTGCGGGCTGGCCGGATCGTTTTATGAATTATTGATTGCGCGCTGCCTGGTGGGCCTGGGCGAAGCGGTGTTGCAGCCGGCCGGCTGGAGCATCGTCGCCAGGCTGTTTCCGCCACACCGGCTGGGACTGGTAATCGGCGTGCTGTCGGCTGGCGCGCAAATCGGTGCGGCGGCGTCGTACATGCTGGGCGCCTTCCTGATCGCCGGCGCGTCCCGCTTCGCGGCGATGCCCTTGCCGCTGGTCGGTCAATTGGCGCCGTGGCAACTGGTGTTTTTGGCGGCCGGCGTGCCGGGACTGTTACTGGCCGCGCTGATTTTCATCGCGCCGTCGCATCGGCCGCTGCGGCCTGGCCCCGCGCGCCAGGCCGGCGGCGGCTTGATGGCCTTCATCCGCGGCAACCGCGGTTTTCTGACGTATCACTTCCTCGGTTTCAGCCTGCATAGCGCGGCGGTGTTCGGCGCGGCGGCCTGGATGCCGACTTATTTGCTGCGCAACCATGAACTGGACGTGCGTACCGTGGGCGGCATCCTGGCGCTGCTGGCCGTACCGGTGGGGGCGGGCGGCGTGCTGTTCGCCGGATGGCTGGTCGACCGCTCGTTCGGCCGCGGCCGCGACGATGCGCACCTGACCCATTTTGCCTGCGTGGCCGCGCTGATCGCCGTGATCGGCGGACTGGGTTTCAACTTTGCCGCGTCGCTGCCTGCCATCGTGCTGACTTTCGGGCTGATCCAGTTCTTGCAGCCATTCTCGGGCGTGTCCGGCGCGGTATTGCAGATTTCGACGCCGGTGGAATTTCGCGGCCGCATTTCGGCGGCCTACATCATGTTTTACAACGCGGTCGGCATGACGCTGGGGCCGAGCTTTGTGGTGTTTCTGGGTGACTACGTAATCGGGCCGGGCAAGCTGGGCACGGCATTGGCGCTGACCTATGCGCTGTTCGGCAGCGCCGCCGCGATCTTGCTGTGGCTGGGCCGCAAGCATGCGGCGCGCGCGGTACAGCGCCATGGCCGTATCCAGCCCAGTTAA
- a CDS encoding TetR/AcrR family transcriptional regulator — MNTTVPARRRNAAATRAAILASARWAFAQSGYDGAGVRDIAAGAGVTAMLVNRYFGSKEQLFAEAVAETMKNPTILVPDILGSPTPGEAVARALVNITRLKDAPLDGFLILLQSASSPRAAEIGRGQVENGHQKLMSSALSGDDASLRAAVLLSMVAGFQFMRQMIGLSALTEADPEALVKILAPLFQQIFDARHPAAASP, encoded by the coding sequence ATGAACACCACCGTCCCCGCACGCCGCCGCAATGCCGCCGCCACCCGCGCGGCGATCCTGGCATCGGCGCGCTGGGCGTTTGCGCAATCCGGCTATGACGGCGCCGGCGTGCGCGACATCGCGGCGGGGGCGGGCGTGACCGCGATGCTGGTCAACCGGTATTTCGGATCGAAGGAACAATTATTCGCCGAAGCGGTCGCCGAGACGATGAAAAATCCGACTATCCTGGTGCCCGATATCCTGGGCTCGCCAACCCCCGGCGAGGCGGTCGCCAGGGCGCTGGTGAATATCACCCGCCTGAAGGATGCGCCGCTCGACGGTTTCCTGATTTTGCTGCAATCCGCGTCCAGTCCGCGGGCGGCGGAAATCGGCCGTGGCCAGGTCGAAAACGGCCATCAGAAACTGATGAGCTCCGCCCTCAGCGGCGACGATGCCTCCTTGCGCGCCGCCGTCTTGCTGTCGATGGTCGCGGGCTTCCAGTTCATGCGCCAAATGATCGGCTTATCCGCATTGACCGAGGCCGATCCCGAAGCGCTGGTAAAAATTTTGGCCCCGCTGTTCCAGCAAATCTTCGACGCCCGCCATCCGGCGGCGGCATCCCCATAA